A stretch of DNA from Desulfovibrio gilichinskyi:
AAGTCCTGCCGCAACCGGATCGGTAACACCTGTGAAAAGGATAGGTTTATCTTTAATTTTCTGCGCAACAGCCTGCGCTGAAGGAGTTGTAATGGCTAGAATCAGAGACGGGTTTTCACCTTTTATCTGGTTTGCAATTTGAATGTTGTTAGCCTGATTGCCCTGCGCAATATGAACATTGTATTGAACGTTGATGCCGGCTTCTTTCATGCGGCTTTGAAAACCTGCACGCATTGCATCAAGAGAAGGGTGTTCCACTATCTGAGTTATAGATACAGTGTAACTTTGAGCTGAATGGATAACCGGAACGGCAACCATAAACAGTATGACCATGAAGAGCAGTATTTTTTTCATCTGTTGATACCTTCGTTTTGAAATTATTGTTTACCTGTAAAACTATTTCAACGATGTGGAGTAAGTTTTCTAACTGGAACGATTCTTATTCTGCCATTTGATTCTATAGCCCATTGTCTGATTGCTTCAATTGTTTCCGGGTGCGGGTGGCCTATTGCAATTGATTGACCTCGCGTCCTCGCAATTTTAGCAGCTTTGGCTAGTTGAAATTTGATTGCCGAAACGTCTTTAACATTATCAAGAAAGATATTCCTTTCGTACAAAGTAACATTAGCTTTTTTAGCAGCTTCTTGTGCAGTGCTTTTTGCTGTAGTTCGGCTGTCTAAAAAAAATATCTTTTTCTGGTGCAAAGGAATCATAACCTCTTGCATTCCAACAAGATTTTCCGTGAACCTAGATCCCATATGATTGTTTATTCCGGTTGCATCCGGAATTTTTTTTATTGCATCGAGAACGCGTTGCTGAATCGTTTTTGCGTTCATGCCGATTAGCAGAGCATCTGCGCCCGGATGAACTTTAGGATACCCTTTAGGTTGCATCGGGAGATGAATCATTATTTCATTGTTACTTCTTTTTCCTATTCTGGCTACTTCCGAAGCATGAGAACTGTTGGGCCATATGGAAAAAGTTATATGAACGTTAAGATCCGCCAATTTTTGTGCAATATTTACGTTTTCGCCCATGTCGTCAATAACAATAGCCATTTTCGGAGCGTTGGGATCAATTTTAAGCTCAGCTGTTTCTTCCTGCTGTGTTACTGTATCTATAAAAAATTTGTGGGTAGGTACTTTGTTAATGCTTAGCAACCAGCAGTCATCGGCTACTTTTTGTATGCTTGCAGTAAGCCCGGCACTCGTGAGTCTGTTATTTACGCTTTTAATGAAGCTTTGCTTATTTCCTTTAAGAGGAAATCTAAGCTGCTGAAAATGAAAAAAGCGACCGTGATATTTCTTCAAAGTTACGTCTTCAAGTTTCAAATCAGACATAGAAACATCAGCTGATTTAAGTTCATTAATAAGCGATAGATCAGCAATTTTGACTAAATCTTCAAGATCATCTTGTTCAATTTCTTCGTATGGGTTTGTAGAATTTTCTGAAGCGAATCCCTGCTGTTCGAGAGGGATCGATTCCTTATGTTCCGCAATTGAATTGGAATCACTAAAGATCATCAGGGCGATGATCATGCAAATAAAAGAAGCCGTTGCAATTGTTGCAATTGCAATTCCAAATGGTTTTGAAAGATAAGCCCGAATTCCCGGATTGTTTTCCGGGATTTCGGGCTTATTATTCTGATCCGAAGTATTAAGTTCCACTTCCGTTAAACCCCTACGCTATTGAATTTCTTTTAAGCGTGGAAGCTGTTTCACAAGCTGTAGGCCAAGTCTTAGCTGATTGTCTTTTTCAAGCATTTTAACAGCTTTGTCAGTCTGAACACCTTTTTTAGCAGATTCAGTTTCATCTGTGTTTTCCAGGTGTCTTGTCAGGTCTTGTTCGCGGATTATGAAACGGTCATTCTCGTCATCTTCTTTTACTGGAGGGACAAACGGGTAAACGATGTCAGGATCGATTCCTTCAGCCTGAATCGAGCGGCCGCTAGGTGTGTAGTAGCGGGCTGTTGTCAGTTTAATTCCAGATCCGTCTGCCATAGGAATGATTGTCTGTACAGAACCTTTACCGAATGAACGTTCACCCAGAAGCAGTGATCTGTTGTGATCTTTCAGAGCTCCGGCAACAATTTCAGAGGCGGATGCAGAACCGGAGTTGATCAATGTGACCATCGGTACATCTGCATACTGCGCATCTCCTTCAGCCATAAAGTCTTTTCTGCTGTCTTTATTACGTCCTTCAATATAAACGAGAAGTCCTTTATCAATGAAAGTATCAGCAACTGACGCAGCCTGTGTCAGGAGTCCGCCTGGGTTGTTGCGTAAATCAAAAACAATTCCTTTGATTTTATTTGACTTCTTGTATTCAGCGAGAGCCTTATGCATGTCGCTGGTAGTGTTTTCACTAAAGCGAGTAAGCCTCAGGTATAAATAGCCTTTTTCCAGTTCCTGACTTTTTACACTCTGAATCTGGATTGATCCGCGGGTAATAGTAACTTTGAGTG
This window harbors:
- a CDS encoding divergent polysaccharide deacetylase family protein, with the protein product MELNTSDQNNKPEIPENNPGIRAYLSKPFGIAIATIATASFICMIIALMIFSDSNSIAEHKESIPLEQQGFASENSTNPYEEIEQDDLEDLVKIADLSLINELKSADVSMSDLKLEDVTLKKYHGRFFHFQQLRFPLKGNKQSFIKSVNNRLTSAGLTASIQKVADDCWLLSINKVPTHKFFIDTVTQQEETAELKIDPNAPKMAIVIDDMGENVNIAQKLADLNVHITFSIWPNSSHASEVARIGKRSNNEIMIHLPMQPKGYPKVHPGADALLIGMNAKTIQQRVLDAIKKIPDATGINNHMGSRFTENLVGMQEVMIPLHQKKIFFLDSRTTAKSTAQEAAKKANVTLYERNIFLDNVKDVSAIKFQLAKAAKIARTRGQSIAIGHPHPETIEAIRQWAIESNGRIRIVPVRKLTPHR
- a CDS encoding S41 family peptidase yields the protein MRKTLWMITIVCLFVISASPQKSEAVDGDRFQPLRRFSQVLDLVEHNYVEDISRKELVDDALKGMLEQLDPHSTFLSKEDFTEMQEATSGEFSGIGIEISLEKGRLTVISPIEDTPAYKAGLKSGDLILEIDGTPTQSISLMEAVSKIRGKRGTDVVLTILHKGDNKPLKVTITRGSIQIQSVKSQELEKGYLYLRLTRFSENTTSDMHKALAEYKKSNKIKGIVFDLRNNPGGLLTQAASVADTFIDKGLLVYIEGRNKDSRKDFMAEGDAQYADVPMVTLINSGSASASEIVAGALKDHNRSLLLGERSFGKGSVQTIIPMADGSGIKLTTARYYTPSGRSIQAEGIDPDIVYPFVPPVKEDDENDRFIIREQDLTRHLENTDETESAKKGVQTDKAVKMLEKDNQLRLGLQLVKQLPRLKEIQ